The following nucleotide sequence is from Rhodospirillales bacterium.
TCCGGCCATGAGGCCCGTGACTTTCAGTAATTCGTGCATGGCCTCGCAGTTTTTGAAATCTTCACAGCCGATTGCGCTGCCGGCTGATAAAACCGAGAGCATAAAGCTTAAAGGCAGGAGCAAAAGCACCCAATAATCGCGCAAGGGTGGGGTTGTGTTCATATCGGAGAGTTGAACGACCAGAAGAACGCTTAACGGCGGGCCGGAAAACCATAAGAACCACTGCATGAGGAAATAATAATCGCCCTCAAATTGCAGACGGTTTTGCGCCAAATCCGCGGTGAAAGCGGCGGCCAGAACCAGAAAATACACTAACGGCAGACCGGCGCGCAAAACCATGCCCGAGCGCAATGTGATATGTACGATCAAATATGTACATTGCACCACGCCGATCAGCGCGAGTATTTCAGGTAATGAGAAGCTAATCTGGTTCATTTTGTTAAAATAAGAATACTTAATTCAGGGCGCGCCCTATTATTTATAATCTTTGCAAAGCGGATCTAATGCGGCCTCTTCGGGGCTTAAAATCTGTTCGCAAATATAGGCCAGTGTCGCATTGACCTCGTTGGGATGCAAGTTCGCGCCTTCGGTTTTTAAGAGATTTACCATCATTTCATAGGCGGCCTGCCTTTCGCCCTGAGCGGTCAGGATAAAAATCGGCATCTGGCGCGCCCAAACCGCCATATCGGGATTATCATAGGCGGCCAATTTTTGCGCCAGCTCAAGGGCGCGGTTCATATCGTTCATGCGGTAGCGGGCCAGAAAGACGGCATGGCTCATAAAACGCCATTTTTCTCCGCTGCCATCACCGGCAGCCAGTTCCAGGTAATCGACGATAGCAGCAATTTTTTCTGGTCTGCTGCGCAGTCCGCCAAAGAAATATCCGGCGACAAAGGGCGTAAAGCTGGAGTGCGGGTCAAGCTGGTGTTGCAGGCGAAACCAACGGCCGAGGGCATTATAGTCATATTCACCAAGGTTGATAATACGCCCGCCGGTATCGCCCATATTCTGGATCATCAGGCCATAACCGCGATAGGCCAGTTGTGGATCGCCAAGCGATGACCACAGTGCGCCGGACAGGCCGGGCGTTGGCGGGACGTTGCTCCAGCGCGTTTGTATGCTCCGCACCGATGACCAGAGCGCTATATTCAGAGCAATGCTGAGCGTGAATAAAACAAACAAACTCGCTAATGCCGCGTTATGTTGTGAAACGCGCAGCATGATCAGAATTGCCTGCGGCGCATATCAATGAGCGCCGCCAGTAGAATTAGAGATGAATAGATTATTCCCTGCATCAAGATGAAGGCAGGGCCTATGTTTTCATCAGGTCCGTAGACCAGCCAGGAGGTCTGGGTTAACAAGTCCAGCCGCGGCATAACGGATGAAATTGCCTGCATGATCATTTCAAGTATTTTCAGATCGACGGCGTTCTTACCGGAATCGATAATCCCCAGGATTTGCGACATCATGCGCGCCAGGACATAAAAACCAAAAGTCGCAAAGGTGCAGCTCGCGGCACTGGTCAAAATCATGGAAAAAAACAAGGCGACATTGACCATGATTACATTTTCGACGACCAGACTGAGTATCCAGAGTGCGTGACCACCAGAGACCAAATGCGGGGAAAGAGCCATAATGCACAGGCCGGAGATAACGCCCATAAGCGTGGCAATTAATGAAAATCCGGCGGCATATGATAACACAAGTTGCGTTCGTCCGACGGGGCGCGAAAGCATAAACTCGATGTCTCGTGTTTCAAAGCTGCGGCGAATGAAAAAGACGATGAACAGGACAAGGCCGACGATGTTCAGAATGCGGACCGAGCCAGCAGAGAAGACTGCAACGAATTGATCCTGCTCGGTAATTGCCGCAGAGCCGAGGAAAACGGACAGGGACACGGCGGCGGCCAGGAGCACACAAATACCGATGATCAGCTTGTCACGGATCGCTGCTGTGATCACATAGCCTACCAAGGACGGTCCGATCAGGGGAAGCGATTTCATCTACGCCGCCTTAAAATCTCAAAGGACGGCGGTCAGATGAAAACTGACGGTAGAGATCCTTATCGGTGTTATGAACGCTATCGCTTGGGTTATCCAAGATGGTGGCTTTGAGAAAGATCACCAGTTCGGTTTTACTAACGCTGTCATCGTGATCTTTAAAGAGATTGCCGATAATAGGGGCTTCTCCAAGGATTGGCACACCACCATCGGTAACTTGAGCACGGTCCTGCAGCAAGCCACCCATCACAATGGCCTGTCCGGAACGAACTTTTACAACTGAATCAATCTCCTGTACATTGAGCTCAGGAACCAGGCTATCTTCTAAATTGTTACAAGGCGCTCCACATTGCGCTATTATATATGCAATACCGGGGTCCGGTTCTTCACTGACTATACTTGTTACTGTTGGACGAACAGCCATCGAGATCGTGCGGTCTTCAAGATTGATGGAGGGTTGAACATTGACAAGAACGCCTTCCGGAACATTGCGGATTTCAGTATTAACCTCAGTTTGTGCAGTAACACCATCCTGAGTAACATCAATATCAATTTCAAAAAACACCCGATTGGTCGCCACATTCAACACAGCGGGCTGGTTATTCAAAACTGTCAGACGCGGACTGGCCAGGGCCCTTACGGTACCAAACCGGGAGGTCGCAGTAATCAGACTCTGAATATCATTGCCATTATAAGCCGCCGTAAGTAACGGCGTACCAATATTGCTTCCTGAAGCGAAGTCCAAGCTGAACTCACCGGGCAGCCCTACAATATCCCAATCTATCCCTGTTCTGTATTCATCCGACAAGGTCACCTCGAGAACTTTGGCTTCGATCAAGACCTGTGCTGTCACTGCGCGTTTCAGAAGTTTGAGATATTCTTTAATCTCTTTATGCGCTTTTTCAGAGGCGTAAACATTGATCAGGCCGGCCTGCTTGTTGATGGTAAATGTTCCCTCCGGTTCATCTTTTTTACCTCTTGAACTTGATGTGTCGTCATCATCATCTACAGGCAGTGATTCAACACGCAGCGTTGCTTGCGGCGGCTGCACGGCCACTTGCGTTCCATCTTCCGAAGTTGGGGCAACGGCCTGCACGTCCGGGTTCTGCTCGGCAGCCGTGATGCGCGGATCACGTTTTGTTTTTAACGCGCCGGTCTGATTGCCACGAACGATTTGCTCAAGGTTGACCTCAAGCTCCCCCCAGAAATTGGCCTCGCTTTCAGAATCGGCTTCAAAATTAGAACCAGAATCCGTCCCATCGCCGGACACAACTGAAACATTGTTGCTGATGCTGCTTTTTGAGTTACGGATATAGCTCAAATAATCAATTTTGTAGACGCTGTTATAAGGTGTATCGAGTTCAACGCGCAAGATATCATCTTCAAACTTGTAGCGTAGCCCGGCAATATCGGCGATGCGCTCAATTACGACGTCAAAAGGCCTGTTGGTTGCTGTGAAAATGATAGAGCCGCGAATGCGCGGGTCCAGTTCAATATCATAGTCGGCTTGCTGCGCCAATTCATATAAGGCATCGCGCAGAGGCACGGATTGATTGATCTTAATTGAAACCAGAGGCATGGGTTTCATTCGCTCGGATGACTGTGCTACATAAGGCTGCAAATCCGGGATTGCCCCTTGATCAGCCCGGCCTTCATCCGTATCAGGCAGGCGTGTGGCCAGGCCGTCGCGGTAATCCTGCATTTCCATGCTGCCTTCGCGATCTGCTTTAAGCTGGTTTTTGGCCATATCGCAAGACGTCAAAAAGAACGACGAAAATAGCACGCAACAGGTTGAAAGGACGGTGAAGGAGAAACGGTTTTGAACCGGATGAAAAACAATCATGGACCCTAGCCTCGTATAGAACGGTGATGCACAGTGCGAACGCACGTTGCGATTCTCAAATAGCATAGCATATTTTGAAGCAGGATGTAGCTATAAGTTTAAGTGAGTTGCGGCTTTTAATCACCAAACTTTATGCGCGAGGTGTCAATTTGCGTCAGCCCCTTTTCGCCTTTATTATTCTTAGTGGATAATTGGTGTTGGTGTAATTTAATCTTCAGATCAGATGGGCGATCAGAGTTAGACATTGCGGTTTCTTCTGTGATAAGGCCACGAACATACAGATCCATTAAGCATTGATCGAATGTACACATACCCAGTGTTGTGTTTTGCTCCATCACGTCTTTTATTTTTGCGATTTCACCTTTCAGGATCAGTTCACGTACCAGACCCTGGTTGAGCATAATCTCAATGGCGGGGACCATTTTTTGATTTACCCCCATGATCAAGCGTTGAGAAACAATCGCTTTGAGGTTCATTGCCAAATTTAAGCGTACTTGGGCAGCGAGTTCTTCCGGAAAGAAATTGACGATACGTTCAATGGCTTGATAAGCGTTATTTGTGTGAATAGTCGCCAAACATAAATGCCCTGTTTCAGTAATCGTTAAAGCCTGTTCCATTACATCACGATCACGAATTTCCCCGACCAGAATTACGTCCGGGCGTTGGCGCAAAGAATTTTTCATTGCTATGGAAAATGATTCAGTATCTACACCAACTTCACGCTGCGTAACAACGGACTTTTTGTGTTCGTGATAATATTCGATCGGGTCTTCAACTGTGATGATGTGACCTTCGCTGCGCTCATTACGATAATCCACCATTGAGGCCAGCGTGGTCGATTTACCGGAACCTGTGATCCCGGTTACCAGCACAAGCCCCCTTTTTTCCATTGCTAACCGTTCCAGGATAGGTGGTAAGTTCAAATCTTTAAATGAAGGGATTTTTGACACAATACGGCGAATAACGAGCGCAGGAAACTGGCGCTGTTTCATAACATTAATGCGGAAACGCCCTTGCTCCCCCATATCAAGTGCTGTATTTAACTCCATTTTATTTTCAAACTCACGCTTTTGACGTGCCGTCAGGATGCTGTCAAGGATAGCGTCAATATCCTCCAGAACCAGCTTCCTTTCGCTCAGATAAATCATCTTGTCTTCGGCACGCAAGGTCGGAGGCTGTCCGACTGTAAGGTATAAGTCACTTGCCTCATGCTGCCCCATAGACAGCAAATAATTAAGAATGGCCGGAGGTGTCTCTGGAGGTGTCAAAATGAGTACCCCCCGTCTTTCGATCCACTTCCACCTGCTGCGCTCTCATCCAGTTTCGCTCCGCCGAGAGCGGCAGCGGCATATTCATTATCGTCATCGCCATCGTCATTCGTTGTCAAAAGCGTTGCACGGCGCGCTTCGTCTTTATCAATAAGGCCTGCCTCAAACAGATCTGCGATCGCGTCTTGCATTGTAACCATACCGTAGCGTGAACCGGTCTGCATCATGGAATACATTTGCGGTATCTGGTTTTCACGAATCAGGTTGCGCACAGCATTTGTTCCAACAAGTATCTCAAATGCGCCAACGCGCCCCTGCCCATCCGCCTTACGCACAAGAGTTTGTGCTATCACTCCCTGAAGTGAGGAAGCCAACATTGCGCGCACCATTTCCTTGTCCCCGGTCGGAAATACGTCAATCACACGGTCAATGGTTTTTGAAGCTGAGTTGGAGTGCAGGGTAGCGAAGACCAAGTGCCCGGTTTCTGCAGCCGTCAGCGCCAACGAAATCGTTTCATAGTCGCGCATCTCACCAACGAGTATTACATCAGGGTCTTCACGCAACGCACTTTTCAATGCACGCGCAAAAGACTTGGTGTCAGTGCCGACTTCTCTGTGGTTTACCAAGCTTTTTTGTGAGGTATGAAAAAATTCTACCGGATCTTCAATTGTCAGAATGTGCTTAGACATCGTTAAGTTGATATGATTGACCATCGAGGCCAGCGTTGTCGATTTACCAGAACCCGTCGGCCCCGTGACCAAAACAATGCCTTTTTCCAGTTCGGAAAAACGGCGCATTACGGGCGGCAAACCAAGCTGTTCCATTGTTGGGACTTCCGTCGGGATGGTACGGAATACAGCGGAAGCCCCCAGTCTGGATGTAAAGCCATTGACACGAAAACGCGCTTTTTCGCCCAGAGCAATCGCAAAGTCGATCTCCATATTCTTTTCATATTCTGCGCGCTGATCCTCAGTCATAACTGAATAAAGCATGGTGCGAATATCGTCACTGGAAAGCGGATCAGCTTTCACACGCTTAAGCAAACCGCTTACGCGGATAATGGGCGGGCTACCGGCACTTAAATGAAGGTCGGAGGCGTCATTTTGCATCGTAAATGCAAGAAGCTGAGTGAGATCCAAGGATACTCTCCTTTTTATTAGAAACTTGAAGGCAACGTGATTTTTATGCCTATAGATAGTTTTAACGCAAATTTATAAATGGAAAGTAAAGATTTTTGACCTTCCGCTAAAGATTTTAGCGCTTTTTAAAGCGAATGAGAACCTCCCATCAACAAAAGTATAAAAAAGCTGACAATCAGGGCCGGGCCGAATGGGAATAAAGCTTCATTTTTAATTTTCTGCCAAGCCACTCCGAATAAAACACCAAAAATCCCTCCCAGAATACAAAAAATGCCTAAATCTCCTAATCCCAGCCATAGCCCGGCGACTGCAAAAAATTTGACATCCCCCATTCCAAGCGCTTGTTTTTTAAGGATTTTAGTCATTCCAGCCGCCAACAGCCAGGCCAATGTCATATAAACAAGGGCACCACCCAAATGTTCCACTATGCGGCCTTTCATAGTGCCTGGCTCAAGATAAACTTGATACGCGAGGCTTGTTAACCCCAGCATAAAAATGATTGCGACTAAAATATTGGGCAGGGTTTTATGGCGAATATCAATCATGAGCAGCGCCAAAAGGAACGGTAACATCGCCAAGACGATAAAACTCTGCATCATATCCTTCGCCGGGCAAAAAATAAAGATCGAGATGGCGAGCAGTGCGGCGCTTAGCTCCAAAAAAGGATATAAAGCAGGTATACTGGCAGAACAATAACGGCAACGCCCACGCGAAAACAGCCAGGAAAAGAGCGGGATAAGATCACGTACTCCCAGAGTATGATTACAATACGGACATGCAGAGCGCTGGCCAGGGCTGAACACTCCGACGCCGCTTGGCAGGCGGTGGATCATGGCACTGGAAAAACTGCCCATGATCAGACCTAATAATGCGAATACTACAAGCAAGAGGACGCCGAAATCACCCAAAACCAGTGGATTTACGTTCGGCATATCAGGCACGAATCAGCGAAGCTGCGCTAAGCGCTCAAAGACGGTTTCACGAGGAATGCTTTTACTCGCGCCGTAAAGCGTGTCGACCTCCAGTGCCTCTTCATAATAGCGGACAGCTTGCTTTTTATCGCCTGCGCGGTCAGCTATTACAGCCATATTAAATATATGGTTTGCATTATTCGGCTCCATGCTCGCCGCCATACCAAGATAGCGAATCGCATCTGGATATCTCCCTAATTGAGCTTCAATAACAGCTATCTGGGCAATGATTGCGGTACTTCCAGGGTTATCCTCATGCAGCTTTTGTAAGTTTATGAGTGCAACCGCCGGATAACGCCGCCCCATAAGGCCTTGCAGATTGATTTGCGCTTCGACATTGCTTGGACGAATCTCCAGAAGCTCTTCATAAGCCGCAATCGCCTCATCAAAACGGCCCGCACGCTGAAAAGATGTGGCGCGCCCTAAAAGAATATTCGGATCGCGCTTGTTTGTTGCATAGAGCCCATCATATATCTCAAGGGCCGATTCATAGCGCCCCAGTTTTGTAGCGCGCTCAGCTGCAACCAGGCGAGCCTCTTTGCTGTCGGCGTCAAATTTCTTGCGCGTAATAACCAAACGGGAGGCCGGGTTTAGCGCAGGATTAACCTTAGACGGCGCACCCTGACGCGAAAGATCGCTGGTAGGGACGTATGCTTCCGCGTCAAAGAACAAATCTTCATCAAACTCACCCCCGTCTTCGGTCTGACCTTCCGGTAACGCAGGCACTTCTGCCGCCTCTGTAGCTGACATTAAGTCTTGCTCTTCCAGCGGCGCGGCGGGCGATGTAATTTCTTGTATATCCGTTTCCTGCTTTACATCAGACGCTGCGTTCTTTTGTATCAGCAGATCCTGAATTACCGCCTCTTCCTGTGCATTCATTTCAACAGAAAGCTCCTGCGCCCTGTCCAATACCTGCCTTGCCGATTGCGCATGGGCTATGAACGGGCTCAGCCCGACACCTGCTATAAAGCAGACACCTAGACTATAGGTTTTGAGCTTAAAGTGTGAAGGAATTTGGAAACGCCACATCATGATATAAACCTGTCGATAGAAATACTGCCGAAGCAGCAGCGAGGGAATAAAGTGCGAATCAGTAGAACAATACTCGCACTTTCAATGTATCACGCTGCGCTCTTTTGCTCAATAAAATGTAGAAAGGCTTGTTCGAGGGACAAATCACCGGACAGAGCTTTCAGTTTATCCGGTTTTCCGGTAAAGCGAATGGAACGATCATGCATCACAGCAACGCGATCACAGATCTCATCCATATCAGCCAGAATATGAGAGCTCAGGAAAACGGTGCAACCCTTCTGCCTTGCTTCTACAATAAGAGTTTTTACGAGTGCTCTAGCGACAGGGTCTAAACCGCTCATTGGCTCATCAAGGATTAGCAAATCGCAATCCGTCAGTATCGTGGCCAGCACCCCTAATTTTTGACGCATTCCCTTGGAATAGGTATGAACACGCCGGTCAAGAGCCGCTGGGTCAAGGGCTATGCGCTCGGCATATTCTATACACTGCGCATTGGAAATGCTGGTTTTGTACATACGCGCGGAGAATTTTAAAAATTCGAGGCCGGTTAAGAACCATGGCGGCTCAAAGCGCTCTGGCAAAAAAGCCAAACGCTGCTTTACGGCTTTCGTGCCTGCTCTTTGATTAAAGATCAAAATCTCCCCGTCACTAGGCGTACGCAAATCCAAAATTGCTTTAATGAGGGTGGTTTTTCCCGCGCCGTTCAGACCAATCAAACCAAAACATTCGCTTGCCTTTATATTAAGATCGACATCCTGGATAGCCTTAAACGCTCCGTAGGATACGCCGACATTTTTTATACTTAGCGCGTCTTCGGGTTTTTGCTGTTGGACTTTGGCTGTACTCATTGTTTCACCAAACCTAGCCGGGCAAGAATATGCGCGTATCAATATTAAAACGCTGGTGTGGTCGCAAGCGGATTGGGAAAATCTGGTTGGTGTATTCGTCGAACCATTTAAATTCTATATACTCCTTATAGACTCTCAGATCCATAACCTCTTTGGGAATAGCATCCGGAGTTATGCGCTCTTCATTCAGCCAAATTGCCCAGTCTGCTTTACCATGAAAAACAATACCAGACAGGCGAATTTCACGTTCCTCGGGAGGTGGTTTGATTTTTTCGCCAATATCCTCACGCTGTTTCAAATCTTTCGCAAGCTCACTATCTGTTACATTGCGCGTGTCACCGACATATCGGCGAGCGTCCTGAATTGCAACATGTTCCCAATGCGTAAAAAGGATAGAATCGTATTGTAAGGGATCAAATCCTTTCTTCGAATTTGCATCTTTGTCAGCAGACGTTTGATTTTCCGAAAGGGTTTCGGTCGCCGCCGTCGGCGTTTCTCGCTGCACAGATTGAGCGCGCGGCATTACCGCAAACCCGAAAGACATCACAACAATACCTAAAAGAAGAAGGATATAGTATCTCATTATTTCCCCCCTCCGTTAATGACGCTCGCCTCTGGGATCATTGTACGCCACATCAACTCGACCTGCGCGCCCACAAGCGATGGGTTTTTGCCGTTTGCAATTGCCCGCAGCACCGTTCCAGTTACATCGGCTTCTCTTTTTAAGCTAATTTTTTCGACAGACAAATGCCCTGGGAAGTAATTTTCAGCCAAAAACAGATAATGAAAAATATTCACATCATCAAATGCCTCTAGGCGAATTTCGACAGGACTTCTAAGAATTTTATGCTCAGCTTTTTGCGCTTCGGGATTATCTTCTATTGAGCCGGATTTTACGCTGGCAATAGCTTTTGAAACCCCTGAGTTTTTTTGTATGACGTTGAACATTTTTTCAGCCTGGCGGCGACTTTGGTCTTTGAAGAATCCGCGCCTTACCAGTTTCTCGAATTCTTCTTTCTGATCTTCCAGTTGTTCAAATTCAACCTGCATCCGATTAATGTCCGTGCGCAACGTAGAAACAGTGCCACGCAACCCTCTTAATTCGCGCTCCTTAACTTGTATTTCAGGGATGAAATATAAATACAAACCAGCAGCCAGAAATGCGTTGAGCAACAACAAAGCAGCCAACACAAAAATACGTTTTATACCCAAAACTGCGATCATTCTTTCGCGGGCCCCCTTATAAGAATTTCTGCCACAAAGTCTTGTTGAATATCCTGTTTTTCAAGATCTCCCGCCTCAACAATAAGACCTTCGGTATATTCATAATCCTTGAGGAATTTAGTCACCTCAACTTTGTAACCCGGCAGCAGACTTTCAATACGTACGCTCAAATCGGCAACCTCTTTATTCCCCTTATCGACATTTGCCGTCGATGGATATGTCATTTTCATGCGCGTTTCAAATCTTGGTTGCGACTCATTTTTAACTGCGCTCCACACATTCTGCGCAATCGTAGGCTTTACTTTCTTTATCTCAATACTATCAATACGCAAGTCCTTACCCAGAGCCTTGCCGACCTTCTGAAAGACGGTAAGAATCGGAATGCGGTCATCTTCAAACTCCTTATGAACAGCAAGCGCTCCTTGAACAAGGCGAGCATCGAAGCCAACCTTATCAAGACGCTGAACCTCACGCTGATATTGTGCATCGAGTTGTGATTTATTGCGCTTCAAACCTTCAATATCAGACACCAGAGATGCCAGCGATCCAGCACTTGATACAACCTGATAGCCCAGGAACGCAGATCCACACAACAGCGCCATTCCGACAAGCATCGCTACTTGACGCGGTTTTGAGACTTCATCAACCTGCGTTGCCTTCATCGGCAACACGAAACTTCCCTTCCGACCAGCCCAAGCCACATGCAGAACATCGGCATAACGCATATCGGCTTGACGGCCTATATTCACCCCTAACGCTCTGGCGGCGTCATCCACGCCCAAAATATGAAGATCATAGTCTTCATCAAATATAGAGCGCAAAGCTTCAGCCGGCGCAGGATTTGCTATGACGAACACATCCAATCCATCAGCGGGATCATAACCAAAACGTGAAAGATAGCTGATGGTTGATTTAAATTCCTGATACAATTCAGATGCCCATACTTGAGGATCATCATCCTTCTCAGCAATAGGACTCATCCGTGTAAGCGCTAGCTCACCGTTTTTTGTCAGAACCTGACGCAGGCTTCCATTCTGATGCTGACCAATAAAAATGGACCATACATTCTTTTTACGTCCCTTTTTGGCCCCGATCTTACCTGACAAGGCTTTGACCATATCGGAGGATTCAATCGGCAGCAGACAAAATGCCGCAACAGAGGCCATTGATTTTTTAGTTGATTCAATCGTTTTGGTAATCTGATCGTTTCCAGCAACGGCTGCAAATATATAAATATCAGCAGCAGGCTGAGAGTCAGTCTTCGCCACCTTTTCCTTTAAAGGAAACGCCGCGCGAATTGGATAATGAGGAAACGCTACATTAAGTTTGCGCTTAACCATTGACGCTTTATCAACCATCCCTACACCGGTGCGCACCACCCGCTCCTTGCGGTAATGCTGCTCTACCATATCATTGAGAATCAAAACCGGTTTTTTACCACAATCTTTGGCAATAATGCTGGCGACGTTTTTCTCAAAATTTTCCGCTTCCCATGGAATCGTATCGATAAGCTTTACGCCAGGTCCTCTAACTGTATAGATAGACAAAAATTCGTCGGAAACGAGCAATACTGTACGATTAGGAGCAAGAAAAGAAAGTGACATCGGTACTTAAAAATCCATAAAGTTTCCAAGGTTCATGTAGATTGGTCCCAGGCTGCCTGCAGCAATCCAAGCAATGATGAGTCCGAGTATAGCAGTTAATGTCGGCTGAATCATCTCAATTAACGCTTCAATCGCTTCATTTACATCATGTGTATAAAAATCAGAGACCTGATCAAGCACCGGTGTTAGATTCCCGGACTCTTCTCCGACCTTAACCATACGTACAACCAGACTTGGAAATTCACCACTTGCATTAAATGCTTCGGACAATGCACTTCCTGCCTTCACGTGACCTTCAACGCTTTCCATGGCATCCAGCATCATCAGGTTTGTCACGGTCGCTCGCGAGTTTTCCAGCGCGCTGATTACATTGATCCCGCTTGCATAAAGCGCACCAAATGTTTGAGCATAGCGCGCAATAGAAATTTTGCGAATAAGCGGGCCAACCACGGGGGCATTCAGCCACCACGAATCAAGCTTATAGGCTATAGCGTCTGAGCTGTGGCGCAAAAGCTTTACCGTTCCAAAAATAATCACCGGAACAACCATGACAATAATCGAGCCATATACAGGCACCCCAAAGAAGTGAAACTGGGGCTCAACCATAAAGTCAGATGTCGCAATTAATGCAATCGTGAACCATGGCAGATCAAGATCTAGGAACCTTAAAAAGCCTACAATCTGCGGCACGACTATACTCATCATAAACACAACGGTCAAAATAACCACAACGCTGACGATGATGGGATAGCGCGTAGCCTTTCTGATTTTGGCCTGAATGACATCAACCCATTTCAAATATTTTATGAGTTGGAGGTATGAGGCTGTTAAATCCCCTGTTTCTTCTCCGGCTTCGACCAAGGAGATATAAAGCGGCTTAAAGACTTTGGGATGCTTATTCATCGCCTCAGACAACGCCGCGCCGTCAGATACATCGCGAAAAATTTCTGACATTATATCACGCAGACCATCATGCTCGGTTGAATCGCGCACATCAGAAAGCGCATCAAGCAACGGTACGCCTGCGCTTTGCATCTGCTCCAATTGTACAAAAAGCTGAATAACATCGCGAAGCTTGATTTTCTTTTGACCAATCTGGCCAAAACCGCCCTTAGACTTGGTTGACTGTGCAGAGCAATCCACCAACTCAAGCCCGGCAGACTGGAGTTGCTTGTAAAGGTCAACCTCACTATTGGCCGCAATGTTACCGCGAATGGGCCGACCTTTAGAGTTTATTGCTTTGTACTTATAGCGTGGTATGATTCAGGATCCTTTACATGAAGTGAAAATCACCGTCTTATATCAACGACTTTGGCGAGCGCCTCCAGGGATGTAACCCCTTCCAGAACTTTTAGAATGCCATCGTCTTTCATGCTTTTGAAGCCTTTTTTCACGGCCATGGCTTTTAACTCAGCCTTATTTGCACCGCGCGCGAGCAATTCATCCATTTCTTCATCGAATGTCAGGATTTCAACAACGGCTGTCCGCCCTTTATACCCGCTGCCGCTACAGCTATCGCATCCGCCCTGCCTTGCGCGATAAATTGTTGGCATATTTGCTGGATCAGCACCCAAAATCTCACATTCTTGTGCATCAGGCTGGTACGCTTCTTTACAGACCGGACACAATCTGCGCGTCAGGCGCTGTGCAAAAACCGCAACGATAGCTCCGGCAACCATGCCAGGCTTCAACCCCAGATCGAACAGACGAGGAATTGCGCCGAATGAATCGTTTGTGTGCAGCGTTGTATAAACCTGGTGCCCTGTCATCGCAGCCTTTAACGCCATGCCAGCCGTTTCACCATCACGAATTTCACCGATAAAGATGATGTCCGGGTC
It contains:
- a CDS encoding ABC transporter ATP-binding protein is translated as MSTAKVQQQKPEDALSIKNVGVSYGAFKAIQDVDLNIKASECFGLIGLNGAGKTTLIKAILDLRTPSDGEILIFNQRAGTKAVKQRLAFLPERFEPPWFLTGLEFLKFSARMYKTSISNAQCIEYAERIALDPAALDRRVHTYSKGMRQKLGVLATILTDCDLLILDEPMSGLDPVARALVKTLIVEARQKGCTVFLSSHILADMDEICDRVAVMHDRSIRFTGKPDKLKALSGDLSLEQAFLHFIEQKSAA
- a CDS encoding type II secretion system F family protein codes for the protein MIPRYKYKAINSKGRPIRGNIAANSEVDLYKQLQSAGLELVDCSAQSTKSKGGFGQIGQKKIKLRDVIQLFVQLEQMQSAGVPLLDALSDVRDSTEHDGLRDIMSEIFRDVSDGAALSEAMNKHPKVFKPLYISLVEAGEETGDLTASYLQLIKYLKWVDVIQAKIRKATRYPIIVSVVVILTVVFMMSIVVPQIVGFLRFLDLDLPWFTIALIATSDFMVEPQFHFFGVPVYGSIIVMVVPVIIFGTVKLLRHSSDAIAYKLDSWWLNAPVVGPLIRKISIARYAQTFGALYASGINVISALENSRATVTNLMMLDAMESVEGHVKAGSALSEAFNASGEFPSLVVRMVKVGEESGNLTPVLDQVSDFYTHDVNEAIEALIEMIQPTLTAILGLIIAWIAAGSLGPIYMNLGNFMDF